Proteins from a genomic interval of Chanos chanos chromosome 3, fChaCha1.1, whole genome shotgun sequence:
- the vim gene encoding vimentin, with product MSSRSVTTRQSQSSSYRRMFGGERPTTARSTYSSRQYSSPVRSRGSYSVSSAPPSIFATKSTRMRSSAPMVRFGTDNLDFSLSEAINTEFKASRTNEKAEMQHLNDRFASYIEKVRFLEQQNKILVAELEQLKGKGPSRVGDLYEEEMRELRRQVDQLTNEKARVEVDRDNLGEDVERLREKLQEEILQREDAENNLQSYRQDVDNASLARLDLERKVESLQEEIAFLRKIHDEEIAELQAQFQEQHVQIEMDVAKPDLTAALRDVRLQYETLATKNLEESENWYKSKFADLSEAAARNNEALRQAKQEANEYRRQVQALTCEVDALKGTNESLERQMREIEENFGAEAAGYQDQVAHLEEDIRNMKDEMARHLREYQDLLNVKMALDIEIATYRKLLEGEESRITTPLPSFSSFNLRESMMEARPMIENMAKKVVIKTIETRDGHVINESTQHHDDLE from the exons ATGTCCAGCCGCTCAGTCACTACCCGACAGTCACAGTCATCCTCTTACAGAAGGATGTTTGGTGGGGAGAGACCAACTACGGCTAGGTCGACTTACTCAAGTCGCCAATACTCCAGCCCGGTGCGCTCACGAGGTTCCTATAGTGTATCCTCCGCTCCCCCATCCATCTTCGCTACTAAGAGCACCAGGATGCGAAGCAGCGCTCCCATGGTGAGGTTTGGGACGGACAACTTGGATTTTAGCCTCTCTGAAGCCATAAATACCGAATTTAAAGCTAGCCGCACAAATGAGAAGGCAGAGATGCAGCATCTCAACGACAGATTCGCCAGTTATATCGAGAAGGTGAGATTTTTGGAACAACAGAATAAAATTTTGGTTGCGGAGCTGGAACAGTTGAAAGGCAAGGGCCCCTCCCGGGTTGGGGATCTGTACgaggaggagatgagagaacTTCGTCGCCAGGTAGACCAGCTAACCAACGAAAAAGCCAGAGTGGAAGTGGACCGGGACAATTTGGGAGAGGACGTCGAACGCCTCAGAGAGAA ATTGCAGGAGGAGATTCTTCAAAGGGAAGATGCTGAAAACAATTTACAAAGCTACAGACAG gatGTTGATAATGCTTCTCTTGCCCGTCTGGACCTGGAGAGGAAGGTAGAGTCTCTGCAGGAGGAAATTGCCTTCCTGAGGAAGATTCATGATGAG GAGATCGCTGAGCTGCAGGCTCAGTTCCAGGAGCAGCATGTGCAGATCGAGATGGATGTGGCCAAACCGGACCTGACCGCCGCTCTGCGTGATGTCCGTCTGCAATACGAGACTCTAGCCACCAAAAACTTAGAGGAGTCTGAGAACTGGTACAAATCCAAG TTTGCTGACCTGTCTGAGGCTGCTGCCCGTAACAATGAAGCCCTCCGCCAGGCGAAACAGGAAGCCAACGAGTACCGTCGGCAGGTCCAGGCACTGACCTGTGAAGTGGATGCTCTAAAGGGAACT AATGAATCTCTGGAGCGtcagatgagagagatagaggagaacTTTGGCGCGGAAGCCGCGGGTTACCAGGACCAGGTCGCCCATCTGGAAGAGGACATCCGAAACATGAAGGACGAGATGGCACGTCACCTGCGTGAGTACCAGGATCTGCTCAACGTAAAGATGGCTCTGGATATTGAGATCGCCACCTACCGGAAACTGctggaaggagaggagagcag GATTACCACACCCTTACCCAGCTTTTCCTCATTTAACCTGCGAG AGAGCATGATGGAAGCTCGACCAATGATTGAAAACATGGCAAAGAAAGTGGTGATAAAGACAATTGAAACAAGAGATGGACAT GTTATCAACGAGTCCACCCAACACCACGATGACCTGGAATAA
- the trdmt1 gene encoding tRNA (cytosine(38)-C(5))-methyltransferase: protein MERLRVLELYSGIGGMHYALEESGVPAEVVAAVDVNTTANNIYKHNFPNTPLWPKTIEGMTLNDFNKLNFDMILMSPPCQPFTRIGLQGDISDPRARSFLYILDLLPRLSKLPRFILLENVKGFETSSARDALVKTLTECGYSFQEFLISPTCIGIPNSRLRYFLIAKAPPGSFSFQTTSEILEGFPRSTNNEGPDGSSVPDSHSIAASSEKEETGEIVYKKETAHDLERKRCQDSEETVRRLQDFLELDTQGEDIEQYLLPPKTLLRYALLLDIVTPTCRRSVCFTKGYGHYVEGTGSVLQSCMDTNLENVFKSLELLSEEEKLNQLSKLKLRYFTPREIANLMGFPARFTFPKDISVKQRYRVLGNSLNVHIVAKLITLMVS from the exons atgGAGCGGCTCCGTGTCTTAGAATTATATAGTGGCATTGGTGGGATGCATTATGCCTTAGAGG AAAGTGGAGTACCTGCTGAAGTGGTGGCAGCAGTGGATGTGAACACAACAGCAaataacatttataaacacaacTTTCCCAACACACCGCTGTGGCCTAAGACCATTGAA GGAATGACCCTAAATGATTTCAATAAATTGAACTTTGATATGATTTTAATGAGTCCACCTTGTCAACCTTTCACAAG GATTGGGTTGCAAGGTGACATATCAGACCCGAGAGCAAGAAGCTTTCTTTACATCCTGGACCTTCTACCAAG GCTAAGCAAGTTGCCACGGTTCATTCTTTTGGAGAATGTGAAAGGCTTTGAGACCTCCTCTGCGAG AGATGCCTTGGTGAAGACCCTAACAGAATGTGGCTACAGCTTTCAGGAGTTTTTGATATCTCCTACATGT ATTGGTATACCAAACTCCAGACTGCGGTATTTTCTCATCGCTAAAGCACCTCCAGGATCCTTCTCATTTCAGACCACTTCAGAG ATCCTAGAGGGCTTCCCAAGGTCAACGAACAATGAAGGCCCAGATGGTTCCTCTGTCCCAGACAGTCACTCCATCGCAGCCAGCAGTGAGAAAGAAGAGACCGGGGAAATCGTCTATAAAAAGGAGACAGCTCATGATCTTGAACGGAAGAGGTGTCAGGACAGCGAAGAGACAGTAAGGAGACTGCAGGACTTCCTTGAGCTCGATACGCAGGGAGAAGACATAGAGCAGTATTTACTTCCTCCGAAAACCCTGCTCAGATATGCCCTGCTTCTCGATATAGTTACACCGACCTGCAGGagatctgtctgtttcactAAAGG ctatgGCCACTATGTGGAGGGCACAGGTTCTGTCCTCCAGTCCTGTATGGACACAAATCTGGAGAATGTGTTTAAATCATTGGAGTTGTTGTCTGAGGAGGAGAAATTAAATCAGCTTTCCAAATTGAAGCTGAGATACTTCACACCCAGAGAGATAGCCAACCTTATGGGCTTCCCAGCTCGATTCA CATTCCCCAAGGACATTTCAGTCAAGCAGCGGTATCGAGTGCTTGGAAATAGCCTAAATGTACACATAGTGGCCAAACTCATCACACTGATGGTGTCATAA